A genomic segment from Diospyros lotus cultivar Yz01 chromosome 5, ASM1463336v1, whole genome shotgun sequence encodes:
- the LOC127801365 gene encoding protein FAR1-RELATED SEQUENCE 5-like, with product MNDMVGISIQKSYNSTIVETGGYENLAFVEKDCRNYIDKVRRLRLGERDVVAIQAYFSKMQVLCSDFYFSVDLDEECQLKNVFWADNRCRQAYKKFGDVVTFDTTYLTNRYDMPFAPFVGVNHHGQSTLLGCGLVSNEDTGTFVWLFRTWLECMEGQAPVGIITDRDRAIQNAIEIVLPNTKHRWCLWHILKKLSEKFENHSYKALILSAVPDVVNESQSPEEFEQGWSSMIEKYTLHENDWLSGLYKERDRWVPCFLETSFWVGMSTTQWSESMNIFFDGYVHSKTSLKQFVEQYE from the coding sequence ATGAATGATATGGTTGGAATTTCAATACAGAAAAGTTACAACTCAACTATTGTTGAAACTGGTGGATATGAGAATCTAGCGTTTGTGGAAAAGGATTGTAGAAACTACATTGATAAGGTGAGGAGGTTAAGACTTGGGGAAAGAGATGTTGTTGCTATTCAAGCGTACTTTTCGAAAATGCAAGTTCTTTGTTCGGATTTTTACTTTAGTGTTGATTTGGACGAAGAGTGTCAATTGAAGAATGTATTTTGGGCCGATAATAGGTGTAGACAAGCATACAAGAAATTTGGCGATGTTGTTACATTCGACACCACATACCTGACCAATAGGTACGACATGCCGTTTGCTCCATTTGTTGGTGTAAATCACCACGGACAATCGACACTGCTTGGATGTGGTCTAGTTTCCAATGAGGACACCGGGACTTTTGTGTGGCTGTTTAGGACATGGCTTGAGTGCATGGAGGGTCAAGCTCCCGTAGGAATAATCACTGATCGGGATAGGGCTATCCAAAACGCAATTGAGATAGTCTTACCTAACACAAAACATAGGTGGTGTTTGTGGCATATACTGAAGAAGTTgtctgaaaaatttgaaaaccatAGCTATAAGGCTTTAATTCTTTCGGCCGTACCTGATGTGGTGAATGAATCACAGAGTCCTGAAGAATTTGAGCAAGGCTGGAGTTCAATGATTGAGAAATATACATTGCATGAAAATGATTGGTTGTCTGGACTCTACAAAGAAAGAGATCGTTGGGTCCCATGTTTCTTGGAAACTAGTTTTTGGGTAGGGATGTCAACAACGCAATGGAGTGAGAGTATGAATATATTTTTCGATGGTTATGTACACTCGAAAACCTCGTTGAagcaatttgttgaacaatatgagTGA